In the Bradyrhizobium guangzhouense genome, one interval contains:
- a CDS encoding bifunctional cytochrome P450/NADPH--P450 reductase: MSSKNRLDPIPQPPTKPVVGNMLSLDSAAPVQHLTRLAKELGPIFWLDMMGSPIVVVSGHDLVDELSDEKRFDKTVRGALRRVRAVGGDGLFTADTKEPNWSKAHNILLQPFGNRAMQSYHPSMVDIAEQLVHKWERLNADDEIDVVHDMTALTLDTIGLCGFDYRFNSFYRRDYHPFVESLVRSLETIMMTRGLPFEQLWMQKRRKTLGEDVAFMNKMVDEIIAERRKSAEGIDDKKDMLAAMMTGVDRSTGEQLDDVNIRYQINTFLIAGHETTSGLLSCTIYALLKHPDILKKAYDEVDRVFGPDVSAKPTYQQVTQLTYITQILKEALRLWPPAPAYGISPLNDETVGGKYKLRKGTFTTILVTALHRDPSVWGPNPDAFDPENFSKEAEAKRPINAWKPFGNGQRACIGRGFAMHEAALALGMILQRFKLIDHQRYQMHLKETLTMKPEGFKIKVRPRADRERGAYGGPVAAAASAPRAPRQPTTRPGHNTPMLVLYGSNLGTAEELATRMADLAEINGFAVHLGPLDDYVGKLPQQGGVLIICASYNGAPPDNATQFVKWLGEDLPKDAFASVRYAVFGCGNSDWAATYQSVPRFIDEQMSKHGARAVYPRGEGDARSDLDGQFQKWFPAAAQVATKEFGIDWNFTRTAEDDPLYAIEPVAVSAVNTIVAQGGAVAMKVLANDELQNKSGANPSERSTRHIEVQLPANVSYRVGDHLSIVPRNDPTLVDSVARRFGFLPADQIRLEVAEGRRAQLPVGTAVSVGRLLSEFVELQQVATRKQIQIMAEHTRCPVTKPKLLAFVGEEAEPLERYRSEILAKRKSVFDLLLEYPACELPFHVYLEMLSLLAPRYYSISSSPSVDPARCSVTVGVVEGPAASGRGTYKGICSNYLANRRAGDMVYATVRETKAGFRLPDDPSVPVIMIGPGTGLAPFRGFLQERAARKAKGASLGPSMLFFGCRHPDQDFLYADELKALAASGITELFTAFSRTDGPKTYVQHVLAAQKDKVWSLIEQGAIIYVCGDGSRMEPDVKAALVAIYREKGGGDAAAGARWIEDMGAGNRYVLDVWAGG; this comes from the coding sequence ATGTCATCGAAGAACCGTCTGGATCCGATTCCGCAGCCGCCGACCAAGCCGGTGGTCGGCAACATGCTGTCACTGGACTCGGCCGCCCCGGTGCAGCATCTGACGCGGCTCGCCAAGGAGCTGGGCCCGATCTTCTGGCTCGACATGATGGGCTCGCCCATCGTCGTCGTGTCCGGCCATGATCTCGTCGACGAGCTCTCCGATGAGAAGCGCTTCGACAAGACGGTGCGCGGTGCCTTGCGGCGCGTGCGCGCGGTCGGCGGTGATGGGTTGTTCACGGCTGATACCAAGGAGCCGAACTGGAGCAAGGCGCACAACATCCTGCTCCAGCCCTTCGGCAACCGCGCCATGCAGTCCTACCATCCGAGCATGGTCGATATCGCCGAGCAGCTTGTCCACAAATGGGAGCGGCTCAACGCCGATGACGAGATCGACGTCGTCCACGATATGACCGCGCTGACACTCGACACCATCGGTCTCTGCGGCTTCGACTACCGCTTCAACTCGTTCTACCGGCGCGACTACCATCCTTTCGTGGAGTCGCTGGTGCGCTCGCTCGAAACCATCATGATGACGCGCGGCCTGCCGTTCGAGCAGCTCTGGATGCAGAAGCGCCGCAAGACGCTCGGCGAAGACGTCGCCTTCATGAACAAGATGGTCGACGAGATCATCGCCGAGCGCCGCAAGAGCGCCGAAGGGATTGATGACAAGAAGGACATGCTGGCCGCCATGATGACCGGCGTCGACCGCTCGACCGGCGAGCAGCTCGACGACGTCAACATCCGCTACCAGATCAACACGTTCCTGATCGCGGGCCACGAGACCACCAGCGGCCTTTTGTCCTGCACGATTTATGCGCTGCTCAAGCACCCGGACATTCTCAAGAAGGCCTATGACGAGGTCGACCGCGTCTTTGGCCCCGACGTCAGTGCAAAGCCGACCTATCAGCAGGTGACGCAGCTCACCTACATCACGCAGATCCTGAAGGAGGCGCTGCGGCTGTGGCCGCCAGCGCCCGCCTATGGCATTTCGCCGCTCAACGACGAGACCGTCGGCGGCAAGTACAAGCTCAGGAAGGGCACGTTCACCACGATCCTGGTGACCGCACTTCATCGCGACCCCAGCGTCTGGGGACCCAATCCCGATGCGTTCGATCCCGAGAATTTCAGCAAGGAAGCCGAGGCCAAGCGGCCGATCAATGCCTGGAAGCCATTCGGCAACGGCCAGCGCGCCTGTATCGGTCGCGGCTTTGCCATGCACGAGGCCGCGCTCGCGCTCGGCATGATCCTTCAACGCTTCAAGCTGATCGACCATCAGCGCTATCAGATGCACCTGAAGGAGACGCTGACGATGAAGCCGGAGGGCTTCAAGATCAAGGTCCGACCGCGCGCGGATCGCGAGCGCGGCGCCTATGGCGGGCCTGTCGCGGCTGCGGCTTCTGCGCCAAGGGCGCCGCGCCAGCCGACCACGCGGCCCGGCCACAACACGCCGATGCTGGTGCTCTACGGCTCCAATCTCGGCACCGCCGAGGAGCTTGCAACGCGCATGGCCGATCTTGCCGAGATCAACGGCTTTGCCGTGCATCTCGGGCCGCTCGACGACTACGTCGGGAAGCTGCCGCAGCAGGGCGGCGTGCTGATCATCTGCGCATCCTATAACGGCGCCCCGCCCGACAATGCGACGCAATTCGTCAAATGGCTTGGCGAGGATCTGCCCAAGGATGCTTTTGCCAGCGTGCGCTACGCCGTGTTCGGCTGCGGCAACAGCGACTGGGCCGCGACCTATCAATCGGTGCCACGCTTCATCGACGAACAGATGTCCAAGCATGGCGCCCGCGCGGTCTATCCGCGCGGCGAGGGCGATGCGCGCAGCGATCTCGACGGCCAGTTCCAGAAATGGTTTCCGGCGGCGGCCCAGGTCGCGACCAAGGAATTCGGCATCGACTGGAATTTTACGCGCACTGCCGAAGACGATCCGCTTTACGCGATCGAGCCCGTCGCGGTGAGCGCCGTCAACACCATCGTTGCCCAGGGCGGCGCTGTCGCAATGAAGGTTCTGGCCAATGATGAGCTTCAGAACAAGTCAGGGGCCAACCCGTCGGAGCGTTCGACGCGCCATATCGAGGTGCAACTGCCCGCCAACGTCAGCTATCGCGTCGGCGATCACCTAAGCATCGTTCCGCGCAACGATCCGACGCTGGTGGACTCCGTCGCCCGCCGCTTCGGCTTCCTGCCGGCCGACCAGATCAGGCTGGAGGTCGCCGAGGGCCGGCGCGCGCAATTGCCGGTCGGCACTGCCGTGTCGGTCGGACGCCTGCTCAGCGAGTTCGTCGAGTTGCAGCAGGTGGCGACACGGAAGCAGATCCAGATCATGGCCGAGCATACCCGCTGCCCGGTCACCAAGCCGAAGTTGCTGGCTTTCGTCGGCGAGGAGGCGGAGCCGCTCGAGCGCTATCGTTCCGAAATTTTGGCCAAGCGCAAATCGGTGTTCGACCTGCTGCTCGAATACCCAGCCTGCGAACTGCCGTTCCACGTCTATCTGGAAATGCTCTCACTGCTGGCGCCGCGCTATTACTCGATCTCGTCCTCGCCGTCGGTCGATCCGGCCCGTTGCAGCGTCACCGTCGGCGTGGTCGAAGGACCGGCGGCCTCAGGGCGCGGCACTTACAAGGGTATCTGTTCGAACTATCTCGCCAACCGTCGTGCGGGCGATATGGTCTACGCAACGGTGCGCGAGACCAAAGCCGGTTTCCGGCTGCCCGACGATCCCTCCGTGCCTGTCATCATGATCGGCCCGGGCACGGGGCTCGCGCCGTTCCGCGGCTTCCTCCAGGAGCGCGCCGCGCGCAAGGCCAAGGGCGCCAGCCTCGGACCGTCCATGTTGTTTTTCGGCTGTCGCCATCCCGACCAGGACTTCCTCTATGCGGATGAGCTGAAGGCGCTGGCTGCGAGCGGCATTACCGAGCTTTTCACCGCGTTCTCGCGGACGGATGGCCCCAAGACCTATGTACAGCACGTGCTCGCCGCGCAGAAGGACAAGGTCTGGTCGTTGATCGAGCAGGGCGCGATCATCTATGTCTGCGGCGACGGCAGCAGGATGGAGCCTGACGTGAAGGCGGCGCTGGTTGCGATCTACCGCGAGAAAGGCGGTGGCGATGCGGCTGCGGGAGCCCGCTGGATCGAGGACATGGGTGCGGGCAACCGCTATGTGCTGGACGTCTGGGCCGGCGGGTGA
- a CDS encoding alpha/beta fold hydrolase translates to MIEMPPLKFAQANGIRMGYYEAGPVTDKPPVVLCHGWPELAFSWRHQIKALSEAGIRVIAPDQRGYGATDRPEPVEAYDMEHLTGDLVGLLDHLAIEKAIFVGHDWGGFVVWQMPLRHPARVAGVVGVNTPHWDRAPMDPIALFRQRFGDQMYIVQFQDPAREPDRIFGSRVEQTFDAFMRKPLLRPAAKSEEAPIAGVGASSKTNLAFPQMIAAYDAKVDPRTPILSADEKKVFVDTFTTTGFTGGINWYRNFTRNWERSKGLDHHITVPSLMIMAENDAVLPPSAADGMERLVADLEKYLVKDSGHWTQQEKPEEVSAVLIEWRRRRFG, encoded by the coding sequence ATGATTGAAATGCCGCCGCTCAAGTTCGCGCAGGCGAACGGAATCCGCATGGGCTACTACGAGGCAGGCCCGGTGACTGACAAACCGCCGGTTGTCTTGTGCCATGGCTGGCCCGAGCTCGCCTTCTCCTGGCGCCACCAAATCAAGGCACTGAGCGAAGCCGGCATCCGCGTGATCGCGCCGGACCAGCGCGGCTACGGCGCAACCGACCGGCCTGAGCCGGTCGAAGCCTATGACATGGAGCACCTGACCGGCGATCTCGTCGGGCTGCTCGATCATCTCGCCATCGAGAAGGCGATCTTCGTCGGCCATGATTGGGGCGGCTTCGTCGTCTGGCAGATGCCGCTAAGGCACCCGGCGCGCGTTGCCGGTGTCGTCGGTGTCAACACGCCGCATTGGGATCGCGCGCCGATGGATCCGATCGCGCTGTTCCGCCAGCGCTTCGGCGACCAGATGTACATCGTTCAGTTCCAGGATCCCGCGCGCGAGCCGGACAGGATTTTCGGCAGCCGCGTCGAGCAGACCTTTGATGCTTTCATGCGCAAGCCGCTCCTGCGGCCGGCGGCGAAATCGGAAGAAGCGCCGATCGCAGGCGTCGGCGCGTCGTCAAAGACCAATCTGGCGTTCCCGCAAATGATCGCGGCTTACGACGCCAAGGTCGATCCGCGTACGCCGATCCTGTCCGCCGACGAGAAGAAGGTGTTCGTCGACACCTTTACGACAACCGGCTTCACCGGCGGCATCAACTGGTATCGCAATTTCACCCGCAATTGGGAACGATCGAAGGGGCTGGATCACCACATCACCGTACCGTCGCTGATGATCATGGCCGAGAATGACGCCGTGCTGCCGCCGTCGGCGGCGGACGGCATGGAGAGACTGGTGGCTGACCTCGAGAAATATCTGGTGAAGGACAGCGGCCATTGGACGCAGCAGGAGAAGCCGGAAGAGGTCAGCGCCGTCTTGATCGAATGGCGTAGAAGGCGGTTTGGTTAG
- a CDS encoding WS/DGAT/MGAT family O-acyltransferase, with the protein MADGKKLSSLDASFLYLETPEMPMHVGSMAIFRLPDDYKGDFFEDFKAMIVSRLHIAPILKARLEKAPLDIDHPTWVEDDQFDIDRHIFRASLPAPRDRATLERIVGWMHAKLLNRARPLWEFYVFEGMKDNEVGLYSKMHHAAIDGGAGAALTNMIYDISPIPRKVEPPTGGSRPPGQEPRDIAANLLDSYQQLFSQPLEASAAAKNLQLPRTGKSDIGSILFDNAMYQIESAVRFAGNIPTMVKSVSDVLGKISDPKSRESLASMVSPPTMLNKTISSERSFAGVSISLSRSKALAKQAGGKLNDVVLALASGVVRRYLLQYGTLPAKSLTAAVPISLREEGNTEANNQVFGMICSIATNIADPKARLEAIIAQSTKSKEMSHPLRALMPQVSNISMLGAPIIVQILALLYSRSDLSDVLPPAANITVSNVPGPRQTLYAAGAELLHIFPVSISTHGQALNITVQSYRDQLDFGFIVGANIIPHVQVMCDMLPEEFAALEAAYAPPATDIKGAAE; encoded by the coding sequence ATGGCTGACGGTAAGAAACTGTCGTCGCTGGACGCGTCATTTCTCTATCTGGAAACGCCCGAGATGCCGATGCATGTCGGCAGCATGGCGATCTTTCGCTTGCCTGACGACTACAAGGGCGACTTCTTCGAAGACTTCAAGGCGATGATCGTCTCGCGGCTGCACATCGCGCCGATCCTGAAGGCGCGTTTGGAGAAGGCGCCGCTCGATATCGATCATCCGACCTGGGTCGAGGACGACCAGTTCGACATCGACCGTCACATCTTCCGCGCCAGCCTGCCGGCGCCGCGCGATCGCGCCACGCTGGAGCGCATCGTCGGCTGGATGCATGCCAAGCTCCTGAACCGCGCCCGCCCGCTGTGGGAATTCTACGTGTTCGAGGGCATGAAGGACAATGAGGTCGGGCTCTATTCCAAGATGCACCATGCCGCCATCGACGGCGGCGCCGGCGCCGCCCTGACCAACATGATCTACGACATCTCGCCGATCCCACGGAAGGTCGAGCCGCCGACCGGCGGGTCCAGGCCGCCCGGGCAGGAGCCGCGTGACATTGCGGCCAATCTGCTCGATTCGTATCAGCAGCTCTTCAGCCAGCCGCTCGAAGCCTCGGCTGCCGCAAAGAACCTGCAACTGCCGCGCACCGGCAAGAGCGATATCGGCTCGATCCTGTTCGACAATGCGATGTACCAGATCGAGAGCGCGGTCCGCTTCGCAGGCAATATTCCAACCATGGTCAAGAGCGTCTCCGACGTGCTCGGCAAGATCTCCGATCCGAAGTCGCGCGAGAGCCTCGCCAGCATGGTGTCGCCGCCGACCATGCTCAACAAGACGATCTCGTCGGAGCGGAGCTTTGCCGGGGTGTCGATCTCGCTATCGCGCTCCAAGGCGCTGGCCAAGCAGGCCGGCGGCAAGCTCAACGACGTGGTGCTGGCGCTCGCCTCCGGTGTCGTCCGCCGCTACCTGCTGCAATACGGCACGCTGCCCGCGAAATCGTTGACCGCGGCAGTGCCAATTTCATTGCGCGAAGAGGGCAACACCGAGGCCAACAACCAGGTGTTTGGCATGATCTGCTCGATCGCGACCAACATCGCCGATCCCAAGGCGCGGCTCGAGGCGATCATCGCGCAGTCGACCAAGTCCAAGGAGATGTCGCATCCGCTGCGAGCCCTGATGCCGCAGGTCTCCAATATCTCGATGCTGGGGGCGCCGATCATCGTCCAGATTCTGGCACTGCTCTACAGCCGCTCCGATCTGTCGGACGTGCTGCCGCCGGCGGCCAACATCACCGTCTCCAACGTGCCCGGACCGCGGCAGACGCTTTACGCGGCCGGGGCCGAGTTGCTGCACATCTTCCCGGTCTCGATCTCGACCCATGGGCAGGCGCTTAACATCACCGTGCAGAGCTACCGCGACCAGCTCGATTTCGGCTTCATCGTCGGCGCCAACATCATTCCGCACGTGCAGGTGATGTGCGACATGCTGCCGGAGGAGTTCGCCGCGCTGGAGGCGGCCTATGCGCCGCCGGCGACGGACATCAAAGGCGCGGCCGAATAG
- a CDS encoding GNAT family N-acetyltransferase: MSEQRSYPRRVRTDAGDIEIRLMSPADEAAVLAFGQGLPTHDLLFLPRNISEPKVLSAWVKEIARGAIQSLLAVRGGTVVGCGTLVRDPHSWSPHVGEIRMVVSQDVRGKGVGKALSQETFALALGAGLEKLSVQMTVDQQAAIALFESLGFKAEALLRDHVRDVDGKTHDIVVLGHNIAQVQAQMEAYGLPGAVQH; encoded by the coding sequence ATGAGTGAGCAGCGTTCCTATCCGCGTCGCGTCAGGACCGACGCGGGCGATATCGAGATCCGCCTGATGTCGCCAGCCGATGAAGCGGCCGTGCTCGCCTTCGGCCAGGGCCTGCCGACCCACGACCTGCTGTTCCTGCCGCGCAACATCAGCGAGCCGAAGGTGCTGTCGGCCTGGGTCAAGGAGATCGCGCGTGGCGCCATTCAGAGCCTGCTCGCGGTCAGGGGTGGCACGGTCGTCGGCTGCGGCACACTGGTGCGCGACCCGCATTCCTGGTCGCCCCATGTCGGCGAGATCCGCATGGTAGTGTCGCAGGACGTGCGCGGGAAGGGAGTCGGCAAGGCGCTGTCGCAGGAGACCTTTGCGCTCGCGCTCGGGGCCGGGCTGGAGAAGCTCTCGGTCCAGATGACCGTCGACCAGCAGGCGGCAATCGCGCTGTTCGAGAGCCTCGGCTTCAAGGCCGAGGCGCTGCTCCGCGACCATGTCCGGGACGTCGACGGCAAGACCCACGACATCGTCGTGCTCGGCCACAACATCGCGCAGGTCCAGGCCCAGATGGAGGCCTATGGGCTGCCGGGCGCCGTCCAGCACTAA
- a CDS encoding alpha/beta fold hydrolase has translation MNATTGLDFAAIPERIQAEVQRAIQRSIKGVEYFSTSGPALGSTAKDVLHSRGTMSLYHYRPMSDEIYRVPVLIVMATTNRGYILDLVPGQSFIEFLLRRGYDVYMLDWSAPRPEERSLRMEDYVLDFIPDCVRRVQADSGEQDVSVIGYCFGGVLSLLYGSIFPDGPMKNLICFTTPIDFREMKLFSNFSDRRYFDVDRLVDSVGNVPPEMILSSFEMLRPASRAASQIQLWENIWNDEFVKSYRMFDRWATDTLPLAGEYFRTITKDLMWDNKLYNDTMSVGGRPAKLEAIKVPILHAVAEHDHIVPYDAAKHLITKIGSADKEEVMLKGGHVSLVAGANAIKRLWPKLDSWLGTRST, from the coding sequence ATGAACGCGACGACGGGACTTGATTTCGCGGCGATCCCGGAGCGCATCCAGGCCGAGGTGCAGCGCGCCATCCAGCGCAGCATCAAGGGTGTGGAATATTTTTCGACCTCAGGTCCCGCGCTCGGCTCGACGGCGAAGGACGTGCTGCATTCGCGCGGCACGATGAGCCTCTACCACTACCGGCCGATGTCGGACGAGATCTACCGCGTGCCCGTGCTGATCGTGATGGCGACGACCAACCGCGGTTACATCCTCGATCTCGTGCCCGGGCAGAGCTTCATCGAGTTCCTGCTGAGACGCGGCTACGACGTCTACATGCTCGACTGGAGCGCGCCGCGGCCGGAGGAGCGAAGCCTGCGCATGGAGGACTATGTCCTCGACTTCATTCCGGATTGCGTCCGCCGCGTGCAGGCCGATTCCGGCGAGCAGGACGTCTCCGTGATCGGCTATTGCTTCGGCGGGGTGCTGTCGCTGCTCTACGGCTCGATCTTCCCGGACGGGCCGATGAAGAATCTGATCTGCTTCACCACGCCGATCGATTTCCGCGAGATGAAGCTGTTCTCCAATTTCTCCGACCGCCGCTATTTCGACGTCGACCGCCTCGTCGACAGCGTCGGCAACGTGCCGCCGGAGATGATCCTGTCCTCGTTCGAGATGCTGCGTCCGGCCTCGCGCGCCGCGAGCCAGATCCAGCTCTGGGAAAACATCTGGAACGACGAGTTCGTCAAGTCCTACCGGATGTTCGACCGCTGGGCGACCGACACGCTGCCGCTGGCGGGCGAATATTTCCGCACCATCACCAAGGACCTGATGTGGGACAACAAGCTCTACAACGACACCATGTCGGTCGGAGGGCGGCCAGCGAAGCTCGAGGCCATCAAGGTGCCGATCCTGCACGCGGTCGCCGAGCATGATCACATCGTGCCTTATGACGCGGCCAAGCATTTGATCACCAAGATCGGCTCGGCGGACAAGGAAGAGGTGATGCTGAAAGGCGGTCACGTCTCGCTGGTCGCCGGCGCCAACGCCATCAAGCGGCTGTGGCCGAAACTGGATTCCTGGCTGGGGACAAGATCGACATGA
- a CDS encoding alpha/beta hydrolase family protein: MPDARDGAPGSGGLRPPALGLLLAEARGLFEFNASLLLSPLLMRAPRGDGHPVLALPGFLASDLSMAPMRRYLGELGHEAHAWRMGRNLGGLTRMREALRARLAEIHAASGRKVSLVGWSLGGVYARDLALQAPEMVRCVVTLGSPFANDVRATNATALYEALSGERVEDFAELREAIAGDLKVPATSIYSRADGVVNWRTCLLRPSDCAENIEVYLASHIGLGVNAAALWAVADRLAQPEGEFWPFDRAGPFAIAYAPPERAISA; encoded by the coding sequence ATGCCCGACGCGCGCGACGGAGCGCCAGGCTCGGGCGGGCTTCGTCCGCCGGCTCTTGGCTTGCTGCTCGCCGAGGCGCGCGGCCTGTTCGAATTCAACGCCAGCCTCCTGCTGTCGCCGCTGCTGATGCGCGCGCCAAGGGGCGACGGCCATCCGGTGCTGGCGCTGCCGGGCTTTCTCGCCAGCGATCTGTCGATGGCGCCGATGCGGCGCTATCTCGGCGAGCTCGGCCATGAGGCTCATGCCTGGCGGATGGGCCGAAATCTCGGCGGGCTGACGCGGATGCGGGAAGCCTTGCGCGCCCGTCTCGCCGAGATCCATGCCGCAAGCGGACGCAAGGTGAGCCTGGTCGGATGGAGCCTCGGCGGTGTCTATGCTCGCGATCTCGCGCTGCAGGCACCCGAGATGGTCCGCTGTGTCGTCACACTTGGCAGCCCTTTTGCCAATGACGTGCGGGCGACCAATGCTACGGCGCTGTACGAGGCGTTGTCCGGCGAGCGGGTCGAGGACTTTGCCGAGCTGCGCGAGGCGATCGCCGGGGATCTCAAGGTGCCGGCGACATCGATCTATTCGCGCGCCGACGGTGTCGTGAACTGGCGGACTTGCCTCCTGCGCCCGTCCGACTGCGCCGAGAATATCGAAGTGTATCTCGCCAGCCATATCGGGCTCGGGGTGAACGCCGCGGCGTTGTGGGCCGTGGCGGACCGTCTGGCGCAACCGGAGGGAGAGTTCTGGCCATTTGATCGGGCCGGGCCGTTTGCCATTGCATATGCCCCGCCGGAGCGGGCAATATCGGCCTGA
- a CDS encoding alpha/beta fold hydrolase: protein MRYNSDLPRGNNPVNASAHQPPQTVRANGIDICYEIFGNDDAEPLLLIMGLGAQMIHWDDAFCEQLAARGFRVIRFDNRDIGQSSHLTGGKRLTPLELLKLRFLRIPVAATYKLIDMAKDTVGLMDALGIKSAHLVGASMGGMIAQEVTLSFPQRVRSLTSIMSTTGNPRVPPPTREAAAVLMAPPPRSKDEFIARYGQTWKVLRAGSFPEEEALDPGRAERVFARGLNPAGVGRQLRAVLASGSRKERLHGVSTPTLVIHGTVDPLVRLEGGKDTAASIPGAKLLMIEGMGHALPMRFWPEIIGAIDKHAHGAAAKAA from the coding sequence ATGCGATACAATTCGGACCTGCCACGAGGGAACAATCCGGTGAACGCCTCCGCCCATCAGCCGCCGCAGACGGTCCGCGCCAACGGCATCGACATCTGCTACGAGATTTTCGGCAACGACGATGCCGAGCCGCTGCTGCTGATCATGGGGCTCGGGGCGCAAATGATTCATTGGGACGATGCGTTCTGCGAACAGCTCGCCGCCCGCGGCTTTCGCGTGATCCGCTTCGACAACCGCGACATCGGACAGTCGAGCCATCTGACCGGCGGCAAGCGCCTGACACCGCTCGAGCTGCTCAAGCTGCGCTTCCTCAGGATTCCGGTCGCCGCAACCTACAAGCTGATCGACATGGCCAAGGACACGGTCGGTCTGATGGATGCGCTCGGCATCAAGTCGGCACATCTGGTCGGCGCCTCCATGGGCGGCATGATCGCGCAGGAGGTGACACTGTCGTTTCCGCAGCGCGTGCGCTCGCTGACCTCGATCATGTCGACGACAGGCAATCCGCGCGTGCCCCCGCCGACTCGTGAGGCTGCCGCCGTGCTGATGGCCCCCCCGCCGCGCAGCAAGGACGAATTCATCGCTCGCTACGGCCAGACCTGGAAAGTGTTGCGCGCCGGCTCCTTTCCCGAGGAAGAAGCGCTCGATCCAGGCCGCGCCGAACGCGTCTTCGCCCGCGGGCTCAATCCGGCCGGCGTCGGCCGGCAGCTCCGCGCGGTGCTCGCCTCCGGCAGCCGCAAGGAGCGGCTACATGGCGTGAGCACGCCGACGCTGGTGATCCACGGCACAGTCGATCCGCTGGTGCGCCTTGAAGGCGGCAAGGACACGGCGGCGTCAATTCCGGGCGCAAAGCTGTTGATGATCGAGGGCATGGGCCACGCGCTGCCGATGCGGTTCTGGCCCGAGATCATCGGCGCGATCGACAAGCACGCGCATGGTGCCGCGGCGAAGGCAGCTTAA
- a CDS encoding spermidine synthase, which translates to MILWEKLDTAKIPGSDEELRLMRRGKEFSIKLGTNELMNSRLSGSEAALATLAAKQIEKITKPAVLIGGLGMGFTLRAALAVLGSKAKIVVSELVPAVVTWARGPMVEVFGDSLDDARVSIREIDVGEIIRAGSSAFDAILLDVDNGPEGLTRKGNDALYSARGLTAAKAALRPGGVLAVWSSGPNPAFTKRLGRAGFDVNEVNVRATGRGGGARHVIWIAKKA; encoded by the coding sequence ATGATTCTCTGGGAAAAGCTCGACACCGCCAAAATCCCCGGCTCCGACGAGGAGCTCCGCCTGATGCGGCGGGGCAAAGAGTTTTCCATCAAGCTCGGCACCAACGAGCTGATGAACAGCCGCCTGTCGGGCTCCGAAGCAGCTCTCGCAACGCTTGCGGCCAAACAGATCGAGAAAATAACGAAGCCAGCCGTTCTGATCGGTGGCCTCGGCATGGGCTTTACGCTGCGCGCTGCGCTCGCCGTGCTCGGCAGCAAGGCAAAGATCGTAGTCTCTGAACTAGTGCCTGCGGTCGTCACCTGGGCGCGAGGTCCGATGGTGGAGGTCTTCGGCGACAGTCTCGATGATGCCAGGGTGAGCATCCGCGAGATCGACGTCGGCGAAATCATCCGCGCGGGAAGCTCGGCCTTCGATGCCATTCTGCTCGATGTCGACAACGGGCCGGAAGGGCTGACCCGCAAGGGCAATGACGCGCTCTACAGTGCGCGCGGATTGACGGCGGCAAAGGCGGCGCTGCGGCCTGGCGGCGTGCTCGCTGTCTGGTCGTCGGGGCCGAACCCCGCGTTCACAAAACGTCTCGGTCGTGCCGGCTTCGATGTCAACGAGGTCAATGTGCGCGCCACCGGCAGGGGCGGCGGCGCGCGCCACGTGATCTGGATCGCGAAGAAAGCTTAA
- a CDS encoding DUF6489 family protein, producing the protein MKVNIEIDCTPLEARQFFGLPDVSPMQTAVMDKLQQQVLSNIEKVSPESLIQSWFTFDPKLAERFQDMFVTMAGLGAPRSGDKKK; encoded by the coding sequence ATGAAAGTAAATATCGAAATCGACTGCACCCCCCTCGAGGCCCGCCAGTTCTTCGGATTGCCTGATGTGTCGCCAATGCAGACCGCTGTGATGGACAAGCTCCAGCAGCAGGTCCTGAGCAACATCGAGAAGGTTTCGCCGGAATCTCTGATCCAGAGCTGGTTCACCTTCGATCCCAAGCTGGCGGAACGGTTTCAGGACATGTTCGTCACCATGGCCGGTCTCGGCGCCCCGCGCAGCGGCGACAAGAAGAAGTAA